Below is a genomic region from Nitrospirota bacterium.
AGCAGTAACGCCATGATTCCTGGGAGCACAATTTTCAGTATTGTCATCGTGATACCTCCATACTGCTCAGCCTGGTCTCAGTACCCATATCCCCGTGATCCCGCAATCGCCATGCCACCAGACGAGCGATCCGGCATGTCTAAAACAGACGAGAATCCAGTAGCTTGGCATTGTTCCATGGCAGAAGTTGCCGAGTGCCAGCCCTGCCCGGATGACAGATTTGTACGATGTGTGTGTGATTCCTGGCTTGACAAAATTGAGACCACTATTGAGTGGATGTGACGGGTGTCAACGGCGTGAGATGAACTTGACTTGCGTGGATGTGCCCGAAATAATGCCGCTCCTGATTTTGGGCCAGTGGCCGAGTGCAGTGAAGCCATCCTGTGAGAATGAAGAGATGTGGATATGAAGACCGAGCCTCCGCTGAATCCACTCGGTGGAAAGACCTTGATCGTCGATGCGAATGACGCTGACGCCTATCCGCGACCCAGTGCGGCGCTTCTCGATGCTGGTGAGCAGGATCAGGTGTTTGTTCGTCCAGGGATCTACGAGGACAAAGTCTTTGTCACGGGGCGGCCGATACATTTGGTCGGCGCCGGGCGAGATGATGTGCAGATTTTTTCCCGTCGTGGGGGACCGCTCTATCTCCAGCAGGTCCCCAGTGGGCGCATCTCCGGCATCACGTTTCGATATGTCGGAAGTGACCAAAATTCCGCGATGAACCTGCTCGACTCCTCTTGTACGGTGACCCAGTGCCGTGCCACGGAGGGTATTCTCTCCGGTGTGGTGATTTATGGACCGCAATCACGACTGACATTTGTCGGAAATGAAGTTTGTGGCAACCGGGAATCTGGGATATTTGTGTTTGCCGGAGCACAGCCGAGGATTGCCGACAATGTCTGCAGGGGCAACCACCATTTCGGCATTGCGGTCCGCGATTCAGGGAGCCATCCTGAGCTCGTCAGAAACCAATGCCGTGAAAACATGCTGAGCGGGATTCTCCTCTTCCATCACGCGGAAGCGCTTCTCGTCGACAATACCTGCAGTGAGAATCAGCATTGGGGGATTGTGATGACTCCCGATTCTCACCCGACTCCCGGTCAGGAGGCGCTCGACACCTCAAACATTCTTGCCCCCAATCCGCGAGGAACCTTGATCGTAACAGACCAGCCGCTGGGTGACATCGGGCGGTGACGAGGTCTGGCGTCGAGGATACGGCTATCTCGGCTGGGCGTGTACAGTGAAAAGAGGAAATCTTGGAGGACGGGAAGTCTGCATCGGCCCTCGATACGCTTGATGCCAGACGTCTGTGGCTACGTTATGCGGGGAGATTCGGAACCTGCGCTTCAACGACTTCGTGTAGGTGAAAGCTGTTGCCGCCTTGCTGTTTCGCTCGATACATTGCCGTGTCGGCATGCTTCAGTAATTCGTCGACGGGATGATCGTCGTGCGGATAAATCGTCACACCAATGCTGACCCCGATGGAGATGTGATGGTCCTGTAGTTCGAACGGCGTGGCGATCGACTCCGCGATGCGTTTCGCCACCACCAGGATATTCTGGTCAGAGGAAACGCCTTCTAGGATAATGGTGAATTCGTCTCCACCCATCCTGGCCACAGTATCGACTTCACGCACACAGGTCTTGAGACGCTCCGATACGGCTTTAAGCAGGTCGTCTCCCATGTCGTGCCCGAAGGTATCGTTCACGGCCTTGAACCGATCGAGATCGAGGAGCATGAGGCCAATCGGTTGTTGCAGTCGCTTGCTTCGAGCCATGGCTTGAATCAGTCGATCACGAAAGAGGCTACGATTCACCAATCCGGTCAAGTGATCGTACTGCGCGAGGTAGGTCAGGCGTTCTTCTGTGCGTTTTCGTTCAATCGCATAACGAACGGCACGAGCTAACAGCTCGGGATGACCCTGCCCTTTGACGAGGTAATCTTGCGCCCCCTGTTGAACGGCTTGAAGTGCAAGGCTTTGGTCGCTTACACCGCTTAGAACGACGACCGGGATTGTTGGGCTTGTGGCGTGGACTTGCCTGACAGTCGGGAGACCGAAGGCATCCGGGAGCGATAGGTCCAAGAGCACAGCGTCGAACCGGTCACGGCCGAGTAGCGCAAGTCCTTCTCCCAGCGTTTTCGCTCGAGTGACTCTGAATTCCTCGATGCTCCATTCAGACAGGAGATCTTGCGTGAGTTGCGCGTCGACATCATTGTCTTCGACGAGGAGCACTTTGATCATCCAACTCCCTCACTGCCGAGTGAATCCGTCTCGTGTATTGTCAGGTGCCTCTGAGGAACATGGCAGATTCGGCAGTGTGATTATAGCCAAGTGGAGAGGGTGGACAAAGCAAATGCGGAAAACCTGTGAGGTTTTCTTCCTGGCTCAGGACATACCTAATCCCTGCGCAAGCAGATGCAATACAACGCGATTCCTTCCATGGCCACTCCGTATGGGCAGGGATTAGGAGTTGCGGCAGACGATCCAGGATGTAGAGTTCTGGCTCTAAGCTACCTGAAGTGCTTCAGCTCGGCGCCGAACTTCCTCAGCTTTCTGTGCCTGTCCCAGGTTGTCATAGAGCGAGGCGATGTTGGCATGCAAGTGCGACAAGAGTTGCCCCAACTGGGCTTCTTGTGCGATCACGTTGGCTTCAAGCGCCAGCTTCTTTTCTTCGCTCCGGCGGAAGCGTTCCTCAAGTCGCTGCACGAGCTGGATCCAGCCTTTGACCTTGCCGGAATCCAAGTCAGGAATGGTCGGCAAGGCTTCGGCACGATCGAGGGATTTTTCTGTTTGATTCATCCAATTGATGAACACGAGAAAATCCCCAAGTGTGATTTTCAGTGCGGATGAGGCGCCTTCTTCTTCGATAACCAGGTCTTCCATGGCAACTCCTTTTACCTAAAATTATTGCGAATAGTGTGCGACCGGCGAAGCAAGCACTTCTGCGAATTGACCGACGAGCAGTGCTCCTATCGGCTCCTGAACAGTGAGTAGCGCGGCGAGCTCAACGTGAGCCACCTCCTTTCGCAGGTTTTGGCTTTTGGGTGAAATCGGAGGGGGAGTCCAAGAATGGACAACTCATAGGCTACATCCAGTAGTGTTAGCCGAGTGATACTGCTCTAGCAGTGGTATTGTCAACAGCTCTCTTGGGGGATTGATAATGAAGAAATCTCTGTTGGGTTTTTAGAAATGGGGGTGGGGCAAAAAAGAGTGGGAAGCGGGCGCTATTATCCTTGAGGTGAGAGTGGTGGAACGTTCGGATAGGGCCCGCGTGGAAGGCGTTCTGGGCCGATGGCCCCTTCGCAGGCATACCCTGGCTCGAAGGGCCAGAGGAGGGACCGACCTTCCCAGGAACCTCTCACTTGAATCGTACGAAATGTGACCCCAAGTTGAGCGGCCTCCTCGTGCATCGTGGAGAGACAGCCTTCGTAGGAATAGGCGCGGCGACCGATTATGAGCGGTTCGCCCGTCTGGTTATGGAATACCGTATAGGGTTCAGCGCAGCCGACGAGGAACAGTATCATGGTAAGCAGAATGCCTCGCGTCATGTGTTTCCCCCTTTACCCGCAGATCTGACCGACTAGGAGCTGCGTCTTTGCCCTATACGTGACTGAGGTAGCAGAGAGAGGACCCTCTTTTCTGACTAGCCGGCCTAATTGAACTTGGTCTTCACCTGGCATTTGGATAAATTCGACACCGAACTGTCGGCCCTCGCACCAGCGCACTTTGGCTAGCCCGACTCGGAGCGGAGACGGGGCGTCAGGAACGAGTGTTCGCATCTCAAGATAGGAACC
It encodes:
- a CDS encoding right-handed parallel beta-helix repeat-containing protein, whose amino-acid sequence is MKTEPPLNPLGGKTLIVDANDADAYPRPSAALLDAGEQDQVFVRPGIYEDKVFVTGRPIHLVGAGRDDVQIFSRRGGPLYLQQVPSGRISGITFRYVGSDQNSAMNLLDSSCTVTQCRATEGILSGVVIYGPQSRLTFVGNEVCGNRESGIFVFAGAQPRIADNVCRGNHHFGIAVRDSGSHPELVRNQCRENMLSGILLFHHAEALLVDNTCSENQHWGIVMTPDSHPTPGQEALDTSNILAPNPRGTLIVTDQPLGDIGR
- a CDS encoding PilZ domain-containing protein; protein product: MTKLRYCERVDTHFPAVFAGEAYVGEGTVLNVSVPGCAIHSRKRVPPGSYLEMRTLVPDAPSPLRVGLAKVRWCEGRQFGVEFIQMPGEDQVQLGRLVRKEGPLSATSVTYRAKTQLLVGQICG
- a CDS encoding GGDEF domain-containing response regulator, producing the protein MIKVLLVEDNDVDAQLTQDLLSEWSIEEFRVTRAKTLGEGLALLGRDRFDAVLLDLSLPDAFGLPTVRQVHATSPTIPVVVLSGVSDQSLALQAVQQGAQDYLVKGQGHPELLARAVRYAIERKRTEERLTYLAQYDHLTGLVNRSLFRDRLIQAMARSKRLQQPIGLMLLDLDRFKAVNDTFGHDMGDDLLKAVSERLKTCVREVDTVARMGGDEFTIILEGVSSDQNILVVAKRIAESIATPFELQDHHISIGVSIGVTIYPHDDHPVDELLKHADTAMYRAKQQGGNSFHLHEVVEAQVPNLPA